The Erythrobacter insulae genome window below encodes:
- a CDS encoding amidase — MTTHRSPFFAASLSASAIALAALTSPALSQDSAANTPSTPMVGKINPANAAQSSRPQSEAEVMAMDAVRRIEQYNSGPDGLNAVIALNPNWQQDTRNAAQTRTLLRGRTVLVKDNIETRELPTTAGSLALKDNMTGRDAPLIANLRRNGGVMLGKANLSEWANIRSNNSTSGWSAIGGLTRNPHAIDRNSCGSSSGSGSAVAAGFAWGAIGTETNGSITCPAAINGVVGFKPSVGVVSRTHVVPISSTQDTAGPMTKTVADAALLLTAIAGADPADSATLSAKRSTNYAAGLDEYSLEGVRIGVMRNQIGNRADVTELFEQSLADLERAGAILVDIDFEIDTQMFNDSFTVLMFELRDEMGKYLSSIPAFAEGKTPRSLADLIAFNEANAETEMRWFDQSTFETAENTKDREAYEKARKNAVRIAGEETLDVLLADNDVEFLVSPTRGPSWVSDLIVGDNFNGSIGFGSPAAIAGYPHLTVPMGAIEGLPVGISFFGAKWEDHAVLKAGAAYERARSAALPTPSFKRWSEDRE; from the coding sequence ATGACAACACACAGATCACCGTTTTTCGCCGCCAGCCTTTCCGCAAGTGCCATTGCCCTTGCTGCTTTAACCAGCCCCGCTTTATCGCAAGACAGCGCGGCAAATACGCCAAGCACTCCGATGGTTGGAAAGATCAATCCGGCAAATGCGGCGCAATCATCGCGGCCTCAATCCGAAGCGGAAGTGATGGCGATGGATGCAGTCCGGCGCATAGAGCAGTATAATAGCGGTCCGGACGGTCTGAATGCTGTGATCGCGCTCAACCCGAATTGGCAGCAAGACACGCGCAATGCCGCTCAGACCCGCACGCTGCTGCGCGGGCGGACCGTTTTGGTAAAAGACAATATCGAAACGCGCGAATTGCCAACAACCGCCGGCAGCCTTGCTCTCAAAGACAATATGACCGGGCGCGATGCGCCTTTGATTGCCAATCTGCGCCGCAATGGCGGGGTTATGCTCGGAAAGGCGAACTTGTCCGAATGGGCCAATATCCGGTCGAACAATTCCACCAGCGGATGGAGCGCAATCGGCGGCCTGACACGCAACCCACATGCGATTGATCGCAATTCGTGCGGGTCTTCCTCTGGAAGCGGTTCTGCGGTTGCAGCTGGCTTTGCATGGGGCGCGATCGGCACAGAAACCAACGGATCGATAACCTGCCCCGCCGCGATCAACGGTGTCGTAGGCTTCAAACCGAGCGTTGGCGTAGTCAGCCGGACCCATGTTGTGCCGATTTCGAGCACTCAGGATACCGCTGGCCCGATGACAAAGACGGTCGCGGATGCGGCTTTGCTGCTTACGGCGATTGCCGGAGCAGATCCGGCGGACAGCGCCACTTTAAGCGCAAAACGCAGCACCAATTATGCTGCGGGCCTCGATGAATATTCTTTGGAAGGCGTACGGATCGGAGTCATGCGCAACCAGATTGGTAACCGCGCCGACGTGACCGAATTGTTCGAACAATCTCTGGCTGATCTTGAACGGGCTGGCGCGATCCTCGTCGATATCGATTTTGAAATCGATACGCAGATGTTCAACGACAGTTTTACGGTGCTGATGTTTGAATTGCGTGATGAAATGGGGAAATACCTGTCTTCCATCCCGGCCTTTGCAGAAGGCAAAACTCCGCGCAGTCTGGCTGATTTGATCGCGTTTAACGAAGCCAACGCAGAGACAGAGATGCGCTGGTTCGATCAGAGCACGTTTGAAACGGCCGAAAACACCAAAGATCGCGAGGCGTATGAAAAGGCGCGCAAAAACGCTGTACGGATCGCGGGTGAGGAAACGCTCGACGTGCTGCTGGCTGATAACGATGTCGAATTTCTCGTGTCCCCCACACGGGGTCCGTCATGGGTGAGCGATCTGATCGTCGGCGACAATTTCAATGGATCAATCGGCTTCGGATCACCCGCCGCCATCGCGGGATACCCGCACCTCACCGTACCGATGGGCGCGATTGAAGGATTGCCAGTAGGCATCAGCTTTTTCGGAGCCAAGTGGGAAGATCACGCCGTGTTAAAGGCAGGCGCCGCTTATGAACGAGCGCGCAGTGCCGCTCTGCCCACCCCATCGTTTAAACGCTGGTCAGAGGATCGCGAATAA
- the tig gene encoding trigger factor has protein sequence MQTKQTTNEGLKRAYTVTITADEISAKIDAEIKRIAPQVQMPGFRPGKVPANLVKKMHGEQIHAQTVNDVIRESVDKLMKDEELRPAMQPSISLGEGYDEGKDAEITVELEVLPKIDVPETDGLKLEKLVVPVADEQIDEAIQNIAGQNKSYKDAAKTKKAADGNQLIIDFVGKLDGEEFEGGKAEDAALVIGSGTFIPGFEEQLVGVKTGDEKTITVTFPEEYQAEHLAGKEATFDVTVKAVKVETDTKIDDEFAKQLGLDSIDKLKEIMKGQLEQQTAGLTRTQMKRSLLDQLAAGHDFEVPATMVDAEFEQIWAQLQQEASNEENPEEALKQIEDEKDDYRSIAERRVRLGLLLSEIGQANGVEVSAQEMQMLIQQAAQQYREEDRERFVQYVQQEPMAAAQLRAPLYEDKVVDFLFDKADVTEREVTQEELQAAIEAEDEAEAAKAKAAPKKKAPAKKAAAKKAPAKKAPAKKASAEKAADEKPAAKPAAKKAAAKKPVAKKAPAKKPAAKKPAAKKAPAKKAD, from the coding sequence ATGCAAACTAAGCAGACAACCAACGAAGGCCTAAAGCGCGCCTACACCGTCACCATCACCGCTGATGAAATCAGCGCCAAGATTGATGCCGAGATCAAACGGATCGCTCCGCAGGTCCAGATGCCGGGTTTCCGCCCGGGCAAGGTGCCGGCCAATCTCGTCAAGAAAATGCACGGCGAACAGATCCACGCGCAGACCGTCAATGATGTGATCCGCGAATCGGTCGACAAACTGATGAAGGACGAAGAGCTGCGTCCCGCAATGCAGCCGTCCATTTCGCTTGGCGAAGGCTATGACGAAGGCAAAGACGCCGAAATCACCGTCGAGCTTGAAGTTCTGCCAAAGATCGACGTTCCTGAAACAGACGGTCTGAAGCTTGAAAAGCTGGTCGTGCCAGTGGCCGATGAGCAGATCGACGAAGCAATTCAGAACATCGCCGGTCAAAACAAGAGCTATAAGGACGCAGCCAAAACCAAAAAAGCTGCCGACGGCAACCAGCTGATCATCGATTTTGTCGGCAAGCTTGACGGTGAAGAATTTGAAGGCGGCAAAGCTGAAGACGCCGCTCTGGTAATCGGGTCGGGCACTTTCATTCCGGGTTTCGAAGAGCAATTGGTCGGCGTGAAGACCGGTGATGAGAAAACAATCACCGTGACATTCCCTGAAGAATATCAGGCCGAGCATCTCGCCGGTAAGGAAGCGACCTTTGATGTCACCGTGAAAGCGGTGAAGGTGGAAACCGACACCAAGATCGACGATGAATTCGCCAAGCAACTCGGCCTCGACAGCATCGACAAGCTGAAAGAGATCATGAAGGGTCAGCTGGAACAGCAAACCGCCGGTCTGACGCGCACGCAAATGAAGCGGTCGCTACTGGATCAACTGGCCGCTGGTCATGATTTTGAGGTTCCGGCCACGATGGTCGATGCCGAATTCGAACAGATCTGGGCTCAGCTGCAGCAGGAGGCCTCTAACGAGGAGAACCCTGAAGAGGCTTTGAAGCAGATCGAAGACGAAAAAGACGATTACCGTTCAATTGCCGAACGCCGCGTGCGTTTGGGCCTGTTGCTGTCTGAAATTGGCCAAGCCAATGGTGTTGAGGTGTCTGCGCAGGAAATGCAGATGCTGATCCAGCAAGCTGCGCAGCAATATCGCGAAGAAGATCGTGAACGTTTCGTGCAGTATGTACAGCAAGAGCCTATGGCCGCAGCCCAGCTGCGCGCGCCGCTTTACGAAGACAAGGTTGTTGATTTCCTGTTCGATAAAGCAGACGTGACCGAGCGCGAAGTTACGCAGGAAGAGCTGCAAGCGGCGATTGAAGCCGAAGATGAAGCCGAAGCGGCAAAAGCCAAGGCCGCACCAAAGAAGAAAGCGCCGGCAAAGAAGGCCGCAGCCAAGAAAGCCCCGGCCAAGAAAGCTCCAGCCAAGAAGGCCAGTGCTGAAAAAGCGGCAGATGAAAAGCCAGCAGCAAAGCCAGCAGCAAAGAAGGCCGCGGCCAAGAAACCTGTAGCCAAGAAAGCGCCTGCTAAAAAGCCAGCCGCCAAGAAACCCGCTGCGAAGAAAGCTCCGGCCAAGAAAGCCGATTAA
- a CDS encoding DUF3297 family protein has protein sequence MTEENTPEPSGNDVPPDHLSVNPRNPAFDAEALQRGVGIRFKERVRTDIEEYSISEGWVRVQAGKTMDRKGQPLTIKLTGPVEAWFEDLGDNPPIAKKG, from the coding sequence ATGACTGAAGAAAACACACCAGAACCATCCGGTAACGACGTTCCGCCAGACCACCTGTCGGTCAATCCGCGCAATCCGGCCTTTGACGCCGAGGCGCTGCAACGCGGCGTGGGCATCCGGTTTAAAGAGCGCGTGCGCACCGACATTGAGGAATACTCGATCTCCGAAGGCTGGGTTCGCGTTCAGGCCGGCAAAACGATGGACCGCAAGGGCCAGCCGCTCACGATCAAACTGACAGGCCCGGTCGAAGCCTGGTTTGAAGATCTGGGCGACAATCCGCCCATCGCCAAAAAAGGTTAG
- the der gene encoding ribosome biogenesis GTPase Der, giving the protein MKPQVIIIGRPNVGKSTLFNRLVGKKLALVDDQPGVTRDRRMGDAEIAGLQFTVVDTAGWEDEDELTLPGRMRKQTEASLEGADAAMFVIDSRVGLTPLDEEIGRYLRENDVPIVVVANKAEGSAGESGILESYSLGLGDPVPLSAEHGEGIADLFSALWPIIGEKADAAEAAAELQDELDEDAPLGPLKLAIVGRPNAGKSTLINRLLGEDRLLTGPEAGITRDSIAIDWQWTDPKAGPDDDGVREIRLIDTAGMRKKRNVTEKLEKLSVADARRAVDFAEVVILLLDATQGLEHQDLKIASHVLEEGRALMIAINKWDVAGQIGTDTPSGLFNGIRGALDDGLAQVRGLPLFAVSAKNGKGLDTMLRAAFEIRESWSKRVPTAALNRWFDDALDANPPPAPGGRRIKLRYITQAGTRPPRFVIFGTRLDDLPKSYERYLVNGIRAKLGFDAVPVRVTLKSPKNPYNANRGGGGNFSGGSNRT; this is encoded by the coding sequence ATGAAACCTCAGGTCATCATCATCGGACGTCCCAATGTGGGCAAGTCGACGCTATTCAATCGGCTCGTCGGCAAAAAGCTTGCGTTGGTGGATGACCAGCCCGGCGTCACGCGTGACCGCCGGATGGGCGATGCTGAAATTGCGGGACTGCAATTTACAGTCGTCGATACCGCCGGATGGGAGGATGAGGACGAGCTCACTCTGCCGGGCCGGATGCGCAAGCAAACCGAAGCCAGCCTTGAAGGCGCAGACGCCGCGATGTTCGTTATCGATTCGCGCGTTGGCCTGACCCCGCTTGACGAAGAGATTGGCCGATATCTGCGCGAGAACGATGTTCCCATCGTGGTCGTCGCCAACAAGGCCGAAGGCTCCGCCGGGGAATCGGGCATTCTGGAATCCTATTCCCTCGGCCTTGGCGATCCAGTCCCGCTGTCGGCAGAACACGGCGAAGGCATTGCCGATTTGTTCAGCGCGCTTTGGCCAATTATTGGCGAGAAAGCCGACGCGGCAGAGGCCGCAGCTGAGCTTCAGGATGAACTTGACGAAGACGCGCCGCTGGGACCGCTGAAACTCGCGATTGTCGGGCGGCCGAATGCGGGCAAATCCACGCTGATCAATCGCCTGCTTGGCGAAGACCGCCTGTTAACCGGTCCCGAAGCCGGGATCACACGCGATTCGATTGCGATTGACTGGCAATGGACCGATCCCAAGGCCGGGCCTGATGATGACGGTGTTCGTGAAATCCGTCTGATCGACACCGCCGGAATGCGTAAAAAGCGCAATGTAACGGAAAAGCTGGAGAAGCTTTCGGTTGCCGACGCGCGCCGCGCGGTCGATTTTGCCGAAGTCGTGATTCTTTTGCTCGATGCGACTCAGGGTCTGGAGCATCAAGACCTCAAGATCGCCAGTCACGTTCTTGAAGAAGGGCGCGCTCTCATGATCGCGATCAACAAATGGGACGTCGCTGGCCAGATCGGGACCGATACGCCTTCGGGCCTGTTCAATGGAATTCGCGGGGCGTTGGATGATGGCCTCGCGCAGGTTCGCGGACTGCCGCTCTTCGCAGTCAGTGCCAAGAACGGCAAAGGGCTTGATACGATGCTGCGCGCCGCGTTTGAGATCCGCGAAAGCTGGTCAAAACGGGTTCCGACAGCGGCGTTAAATCGGTGGTTTGACGATGCTCTGGACGCAAATCCGCCCCCTGCGCCGGGCGGCCGCCGGATCAAGCTGCGCTATATCACTCAGGCAGGCACGCGTCCGCCGCGCTTTGTCATCTTCGGGACGCGTCTCGACGATTTGCCAAAAAGCTATGAACGCTATCTGGTGAACGGCATCCGCGCGAAGTTAGGCTTTGACGCTGTGCCGGTCCGCGTTACTTTGAAAAGTCCGAAAAACCCGTACAATGCCAATCGCGGCGGAGGCGGCAATTTCAGCGGTGGATCAAACAGGACGTGA
- a CDS encoding DUF2721 domain-containing protein — MLDLFAATDFAAEIIERTSSTPDVLRAVQLSLAPAFLLVGIGSIMNVMVTRLNWIAGRIERLMDQETDQVIDKFSSEIVWLRKRRLFARRAIMLATAAAGIISVVIAVLFVSVYIHTRIGTLVVFLWVVTMALLITALYHFLRETLLAATGPDHTKAV; from the coding sequence ATGCTCGATCTTTTCGCCGCGACTGATTTTGCCGCCGAGATTATCGAGCGAACATCCAGCACACCCGACGTCCTTCGCGCAGTTCAGCTCAGCCTTGCCCCGGCTTTCCTGCTGGTCGGCATCGGTAGCATCATGAATGTGATGGTCACCCGGCTCAATTGGATCGCTGGCCGGATTGAACGTCTGATGGATCAGGAAACGGATCAGGTAATCGACAAATTCTCAAGCGAGATTGTCTGGCTGCGCAAGCGACGGTTGTTTGCGAGACGGGCGATAATGCTGGCAACTGCGGCGGCTGGCATCATCAGTGTGGTAATCGCGGTGCTGTTCGTATCGGTGTATATCCATACGCGTATCGGGACCCTCGTGGTGTTCTTGTGGGTCGTAACGATGGCCTTGTTGATCACCGCGCTGTATCACTTCCTGCGCGAAACTTTGCTGGCCGCTACCGGTCCAGATCACACGAAAGCGGTGTGA
- the bfr gene encoding bacterioferritin yields the protein MKGDPKVIEFLNKALTNELTAINQYWLHYRVLDDWGLTKLAEYERKESIEEMEHADKLAARVLFLNGLPNFQAIHNLRVGENVEELLKADLALEGDAIPLLRDAVEYCESVRDYVSRDLFAHILDNEEEHVDFLETQFDMIEKMGLQNYVQLQSKAAGEE from the coding sequence ATGAAGGGCGATCCCAAAGTTATCGAATTTCTGAACAAGGCGCTCACCAACGAGCTGACCGCGATCAACCAATATTGGCTGCATTACCGCGTGCTCGATGATTGGGGCCTGACGAAGCTCGCCGAATATGAGCGTAAGGAATCGATTGAGGAAATGGAGCATGCAGACAAGCTTGCTGCGCGTGTCCTGTTCCTTAATGGTCTGCCCAATTTTCAGGCGATCCATAATCTGCGCGTCGGCGAGAATGTCGAAGAGCTTTTGAAAGCCGATCTTGCGCTGGAAGGCGATGCAATTCCGCTGCTGCGCGATGCGGTCGAATATTGTGAAAGTGTGCGTGACTATGTCAGCCGTGACCTGTTCGCACACATCCTCGACAACGAGGAAGAGCATGTCGACTTTCTCGAAACGCAGTTCGACATGATCGAGAAAATGGGCCTGCAAAATTACGTACAACTGCAAAGCAAGGCCGCAGGCGAAGAGTAA
- a CDS encoding (2Fe-2S)-binding protein gives MYICICNAIRETDLRKAALTSGGDAETTYACLGKRPNCGQCLGKAGEIIDQERALAGQHASCEKVAV, from the coding sequence ATGTATATTTGCATATGCAACGCAATCCGGGAAACGGACCTACGCAAAGCCGCTTTGACGAGCGGCGGTGACGCTGAAACGACCTATGCGTGCCTGGGCAAACGTCCCAATTGCGGGCAATGCCTTGGAAAAGCGGGCGAAATCATCGATCAGGAACGGGCGCTGGCAGGTCAGCATGCATCTTGCGAGAAAGTCGCAGTATAA
- a CDS encoding DUF418 domain-containing protein, whose amino-acid sequence MTDIADEHTGVEQIAPTAPGERILSLDFIRGIAVMGILAANIVAFGQPFAAYMYPAAFLTEHGETSDWLLIAQFVLIDNKMRGLFTLLFGAGLYLFMERTWSRGGTRWRQMWRLFVLLIFGLIHFFFIWYGDILLYYALLGFLIVPCLKWTAKTQLVTGLLGYLVGAILYAAMLTLPYLAAETSMGESGPFTEMRQGTLDAVQVALKDGEVETALIKSGDFAGQIGHRFSEHWADPLGNVMLFSLETLPLMMLGVALYRFGFFSGGFASRKMRMWGWIGVSIGSAWFLALGIWLKSVGFSYYAMLAAFVGWSAIPQLMMVVGLAALMVEYSPGWTGWFAERVRAAGRAAFTNYLGTSIVMLFVFQAWGLGLFGQLNRPQLYIVTLLAWGLMLLWSKPWLDRYRYGPLEWLWRCMTYGKIFPLKR is encoded by the coding sequence ATGACTGATATAGCGGACGAACATACCGGCGTAGAGCAGATCGCGCCGACTGCCCCCGGCGAGCGTATCCTCAGCCTCGATTTTATTCGCGGCATTGCGGTCATGGGTATTCTGGCGGCGAATATCGTCGCGTTTGGTCAGCCATTTGCAGCCTACATGTATCCGGCAGCGTTTCTGACCGAGCACGGCGAGACTTCCGACTGGCTCTTGATCGCGCAATTTGTGCTGATCGACAACAAGATGCGCGGATTGTTTACGCTGCTGTTCGGTGCCGGACTGTATCTTTTTATGGAGCGTACATGGTCACGCGGCGGAACCCGCTGGCGGCAGATGTGGCGATTGTTTGTGCTGCTGATTTTTGGCCTGATCCATTTCTTCTTCATTTGGTACGGAGATATCCTGCTCTATTATGCCTTGCTCGGCTTTTTGATCGTGCCTTGCTTGAAATGGACCGCAAAAACCCAGCTTGTGACCGGTCTGCTCGGGTATCTTGTGGGTGCAATTTTGTATGCAGCGATGCTGACGCTGCCTTACCTCGCGGCTGAGACCAGCATGGGTGAAAGCGGACCTTTCACAGAAATGCGCCAAGGCACTCTGGACGCTGTTCAGGTGGCTTTGAAAGATGGCGAGGTGGAAACCGCTTTGATCAAATCGGGCGATTTTGCAGGGCAAATCGGCCACCGGTTCAGCGAGCACTGGGCTGATCCGCTCGGGAACGTCATGCTCTTCTCGTTGGAAACGCTGCCACTGATGATGCTGGGCGTTGCACTTTACAGGTTTGGTTTTTTCAGCGGAGGTTTTGCGTCGCGAAAGATGCGGATGTGGGGCTGGATTGGTGTCTCGATCGGATCTGCGTGGTTCCTTGCGCTGGGCATATGGCTCAAATCCGTCGGTTTCAGCTATTACGCGATGCTTGCCGCGTTTGTCGGGTGGAGCGCCATTCCGCAATTGATGATGGTTGTCGGTCTGGCGGCGCTGATGGTGGAATATTCTCCGGGCTGGACCGGCTGGTTTGCCGAACGGGTCAGGGCGGCAGGCCGCGCAGCCTTTACCAATTATCTCGGCACTTCGATTGTGATGCTGTTTGTGTTCCAGGCATGGGGGCTGGGGCTGTTCGGACAGCTTAACCGGCCGCAGCTCTATATCGTCACTCTGCTGGCGTGGGGATTGATGCTGTTATGGTCAAAGCCGTGGCTCGACCGGTACCGTTACGGACCGCTTGAATGGCTATGGCGCTGCATGACGTATGGGAAAATATTCCCTCTGAAGCGCTAA
- a CDS encoding SPOR domain-containing protein, with protein sequence MANRITRPSRFIRRAGLVVAAGLASMAAPAFADVKAGVEAWSAGQYGRAVSEWRGPAENGDADALFNLAQAYRLGRGVPADVERAKELYAEAAQKGHVKAADNYGLLLFQQGQQVDAMPLIRAAAERGDPRAQYVLGLAHFNADYAEKDWVRAYALLSLAQSAGLPQASKALGQMDQFIPVEDRQGAQSLAREIEAEAGNRRAAELAAVDLNTSRPITPRVAPSVASPVPTPRAPAPRLAAAAPPEPPVRAVNNQPAATGGKWKVQLGAFGVPSNADRLWSKLSRNPALSGTRKVLVPGGKVTRLQAAGFATRADAQAACAQLKAQGQGCMVTSG encoded by the coding sequence ATGGCAAACCGCATCACCCGACCATCCCGTTTTATTCGCCGCGCTGGCCTTGTCGTGGCGGCTGGGCTGGCGTCCATGGCTGCACCGGCCTTTGCCGATGTTAAAGCGGGTGTGGAAGCGTGGAGCGCCGGTCAATATGGCCGCGCGGTATCCGAATGGAGAGGGCCAGCCGAAAACGGCGATGCCGATGCGCTGTTTAACTTGGCGCAGGCCTATCGATTGGGCCGCGGCGTGCCAGCCGATGTGGAGCGCGCCAAAGAATTGTATGCCGAGGCCGCACAGAAAGGCCATGTGAAGGCGGCTGATAATTACGGCCTGCTGCTTTTCCAACAAGGCCAGCAGGTTGATGCGATGCCGCTGATCCGGGCTGCTGCGGAGCGCGGTGATCCGCGCGCGCAATACGTGTTGGGCCTTGCCCATTTCAACGCCGACTATGCCGAAAAAGACTGGGTGCGGGCCTATGCCTTGCTGAGCCTTGCACAATCGGCAGGCCTGCCGCAGGCGTCAAAGGCTCTTGGTCAGATGGACCAGTTTATCCCTGTCGAAGATCGCCAGGGCGCGCAATCGCTTGCACGCGAAATTGAAGCAGAGGCAGGCAATCGCCGCGCTGCCGAGCTGGCGGCTGTCGATCTTAACACCAGCCGCCCGATCACGCCGCGGGTGGCCCCTTCTGTGGCTTCACCTGTACCCACACCGCGCGCGCCGGCGCCCCGCTTGGCAGCAGCAGCGCCGCCCGAACCACCTGTTCGCGCTGTGAACAATCAGCCCGCAGCCACTGGCGGCAAATGGAAAGTGCAACTCGGTGCATTCGGCGTGCCGAGCAATGCCGATCGGCTCTGGTCGAAATTGTCGCGCAATCCTGCGCTTTCGGGAACACGCAAAGTGTTGGTGCCCGGCGGCAAAGTCACGCGGTTGCAAGCCGCAGGGTTTGCAACCCGCGCCGATGCCCAAGCGGCCTGTGCGCAGCTTAAGGCTCAGGGCCAGGGCTGTATGGTGACTTCAGGTTAG
- a CDS encoding ParA family protein: MRVLALASQKGGSGKTTLSGHLAVQAQRAGAGPVVLIDIDPQGSLADWWNEREAEYPAFAQTTVSRLANDLAVLRQQGFKLAVIDTPPAITMAIQSVIGVAELIVVPTRPSPHDLRAVGATVDLCERAGKPLVFVVNGATPKAKITSEAAVALSQHGTVAPITLHHRTDFAASMIDGRTVMEVEPEGRSAAEMTALWKYISDRLEKNFRRTVFAAPPGGGQPQANTARAGGSFGRRVAQ; the protein is encoded by the coding sequence TTGCGTGTACTTGCTTTGGCATCGCAGAAAGGCGGATCAGGGAAAACAACCCTTTCCGGACATCTGGCCGTCCAGGCTCAGCGCGCAGGCGCTGGCCCGGTGGTACTTATAGACATCGACCCGCAAGGATCGCTGGCCGATTGGTGGAATGAACGCGAGGCGGAATATCCGGCCTTTGCACAGACCACTGTATCCCGGCTGGCCAATGACCTTGCGGTTCTTCGTCAACAAGGTTTCAAACTGGCTGTCATCGATACGCCGCCTGCGATCACCATGGCTATTCAGTCGGTGATCGGAGTTGCAGAATTGATCGTAGTGCCGACCCGCCCCAGCCCGCATGATTTGCGCGCGGTCGGTGCCACCGTTGATCTGTGCGAACGCGCTGGCAAACCGCTGGTCTTCGTCGTCAATGGTGCCACCCCGAAAGCAAAAATCACATCGGAAGCCGCCGTCGCGCTATCGCAGCACGGCACTGTTGCACCGATCACGTTGCACCATCGCACGGACTTTGCAGCCTCGATGATCGATGGCCGCACCGTGATGGAAGTGGAGCCAGAAGGCCGAAGCGCTGCCGAAATGACTGCATTGTGGAAGTATATTTCGGACCGCCTCGAAAAGAATTTCCGCCGGACTGTGTTTGCCGCGCCTCCGGGTGGCGGTCAGCCGCAGGCCAACACCGCGCGTGCAGGTGGTAGCTTCGGCCGCCGGGTTGCTCAGTAA
- a CDS encoding SPOR domain-containing protein has protein sequence MANTTQSITKSRVNAPKLALVVTTALASVALSGCTTSSAPPAASSFTKAQVALEKGQVDKAIGFAEEAVYAEPRNSGFRAMLGAAYLEAGRFQSAATSFEDAMELGDEDSRTVLSYALAKVAMGDNNAALQKLGEWESAINPADYGLAIALAGKPERGVHVLTNTLRGGQNTAKVRQNLAYTYALAGNWRAARVMAAEDVPAGQVDSRLSDWASKSKPEDFQVRVASLLNVSPRADGGQPQRLALGNFPSQQMMVAEAAAQAPVKTAMAKPAVATVPNSAATLSEGPKRVRKADPAVAQILAATQSKPVSPTAGKTVTDTKPAARVAAKPAPKSGPRFVSNTMVQKVPAASAKPAPVPAPTRVAQKTSQRRMAAASGMNSTHLVQLGSFNTRSVAEAKWDDMQRKHPELKGHDVVITEAKVNGKTYFRVAAAGFTSKSARTMCGSVKSSGLGCFAYAASSPPKGAVDRGVRIAARTR, from the coding sequence ATGGCCAACACAACTCAAAGCATCACCAAGAGCCGCGTGAACGCGCCAAAATTGGCGCTTGTCGTGACAACAGCGCTTGCAAGCGTTGCGCTTTCCGGTTGCACCACGTCTTCTGCGCCGCCGGCTGCGTCGTCTTTCACCAAAGCGCAAGTCGCGCTTGAAAAAGGTCAGGTCGATAAAGCGATCGGCTTTGCCGAGGAGGCTGTTTATGCCGAACCGCGCAATTCCGGTTTCCGCGCCATGCTGGGCGCTGCATATCTTGAAGCAGGCCGTTTCCAATCGGCAGCAACCAGTTTTGAAGATGCGATGGAACTGGGCGACGAAGATTCCCGCACCGTGCTAAGCTATGCGCTGGCAAAGGTCGCTATGGGTGACAACAATGCCGCCCTGCAAAAACTTGGCGAGTGGGAAAGCGCAATCAATCCCGCCGATTACGGTCTGGCGATCGCGCTCGCTGGAAAGCCTGAGCGCGGCGTCCATGTGCTTACCAACACACTGCGCGGCGGTCAGAACACTGCAAAAGTGCGTCAGAACCTTGCTTACACATATGCGCTCGCCGGAAACTGGCGCGCTGCACGCGTGATGGCCGCCGAAGATGTACCCGCCGGTCAGGTCGATAGCCGTTTGTCCGATTGGGCGTCCAAGTCGAAGCCTGAGGACTTTCAAGTTCGCGTCGCATCCTTGTTGAATGTGTCACCGCGGGCCGATGGCGGCCAACCACAACGCCTTGCGCTGGGCAATTTCCCAAGCCAGCAAATGATGGTCGCAGAAGCAGCCGCGCAGGCACCTGTTAAAACGGCAATGGCAAAACCAGCCGTTGCCACCGTTCCAAACTCGGCAGCGACACTGTCCGAAGGACCAAAACGGGTCCGCAAAGCCGACCCTGCTGTCGCCCAAATTCTGGCGGCCACCCAAAGCAAGCCTGTATCGCCTACAGCCGGTAAAACGGTCACCGATACCAAGCCGGCAGCCCGCGTCGCAGCCAAGCCAGCGCCCAAATCCGGCCCGCGCTTTGTATCTAACACGATGGTACAAAAGGTCCCCGCTGCGTCAGCAAAGCCGGCCCCAGTTCCGGCGCCAACACGCGTCGCACAGAAAACATCTCAGCGCCGCATGGCCGCTGCGTCAGGCATGAACAGCACGCATCTGGTTCAGCTAGGCAGTTTCAACACCCGCTCTGTGGCTGAGGCGAAGTGGGATGATATGCAGCGCAAACATCCTGAGCTGAAGGGTCATGATGTCGTGATCACGGAAGCCAAGGTAAACGGCAAAACATATTTCCGCGTAGCCGCAGCCGGTTTCACTTCCAAAAGCGCGCGCACCATGTGCGGCTCTGTCAAATCGAGCGGCCTGGGCTGTTTCGCCTATGCGGCATCCAGCCCGCCAAAAGGCGCAGTGGATCGCGGCGTACGCATCGCTGCCCGCACCCGGTAA